The following are encoded together in the Glycine soja cultivar W05 chromosome 5, ASM419377v2, whole genome shotgun sequence genome:
- the LOC114412750 gene encoding L-Ala-D/L-amino acid epimerase-like isoform X3, with translation MLPVLGSNMSQTLSCRRLHPMDSTLMKSMSHNPKKSYSTAFTRHFAKKSGFLIKIMASATPTAAAITFGFKNLLETFTVDVHRAENRPLNVPLIAPFTIATSRLDKVENVAIRVELSNGAVGWGEAPILPFVTAEDQTTAMVKASEACAFLRKCPALTLGSMLGEIAGILPGHQFASARAGIEMAIIDAVANSIRVPLWRLFGGASNTITTDITIPIVSPAEAAELASKYYKEGFKTLKLKVGKNLNADIEVLQAIRVAHPKCQFILDANEGYNSEEAVDVLEKLHDMGLTPVLFEQPVHRDDWDGLRYVGNIARERYGVSVAADESCRSIIDVYKIVEGNVLDVINIKLAKVGVMGALEIIEKAKAAGLDLMIGGMVETRLAMGFAGQLAAGLGCFKFIDLDTPLLLSDDPVLEGYEVSGATYKFTNARGHGGFLHWDNLA, from the exons ATGCTGCCAGTCTTAGGATCCAACATGTCTCAAACACTAAGCTGCAGAAGACTACACCCAATGGACTCAACTTTGATGAAGTCAATGTCCCACAATCCAAAAAAGTCCTATTCTACCGCATTCACAAGGCACTTTGCCAAAAAATCTGGTTTTTTGATCAAGATCATGGCTTCTGCTACACCTACAGCAGCTGCTATCACCTTTGGATTCAAGAATTTGTTGGAAACATTCACTGTTGATGTGCATAGAGCAGAGAACAGGCCACTGAATGTGCCCCTAATAGCACCTTTTACCATTGCTACCTCTAGATTGGACAAGGTGGAGAACGTGGCCATAAGGGTTGAGTTGAGCAACGGTGCGGTGGGGTGGGGTGAGGCACCAATTTTGCCTTTTGTTACTGCAGAGGACCAAACCACTGCCATGGTCAAGGCTTCTGAGGCATGTGCCTTCTTGAGGAAATGTCCAGCACTCACTTTGGGTTCCATGTTGGGGGAGATTGCTGGTATTCTTCCAGGGCATCAATTTGCTTCA GCTAGGGCCGGGATTGAGATGGCAATAATTGATGCTGTTGCAAATAGTATTCGTGTGCCACTGTGGAGGCTTTTTGGTGGGGCTTCAAATACCATAACCACTGATATTACA ATCCCAATTGTTTCTCCAGCTGAAGCAGCTGAATTGGCTTCTAAGTACTATAAAGAAGGATTTAAGACTTTAAAGCTGAAAGTGGGCAAGAATCTGAATGCAGATATAGAAGTGCTTCAAGCTATACGTGTTGCACACCCTAAGTGTCAGTTTATTCTTGATGCTAATGAGGGGTATAACTCTGAGGAAGCAGTGGATGTTCTTGAGAAACTACATG ATATGGGGTTGACTCCTGTTCTATTTGAGCAACCAGTTCATAGAGATGATTGGGATGGTCTTCGGTATGTCGGTAATatagcaagagagagatatggAGTATCTGTTGCAGCTGATGAGAGTTGCAGAAGTATAATTGATGTTTACAAAATTGTGGAAGGGAATGTTTTAGATGTCATTAACATTAAGCTTGCCAAAGTTGGGGTTATGGGTGCCCTTGAAATTATTGAAAAGGCAAAAGCAGCAGGATTAGATTTGATGATTGGTGGTATGGTTGAGACTAGACTTGCTATGGGTTTTGCTGGCCAACTTGCTGCTGGCCTTGGCTGTTTTAA GTTCATTGACTTAGACACACCACTTCTGCTGTCAGATGATCCAGTTCTTGAAGGCTATGAAG TTTCAGGTGCCACTTATAAGTTCACAAACGCTAGGGGACATGGTGGATTTCTTCACTGGGACAACCTTGCTTA A
- the LOC114412750 gene encoding L-Ala-D/L-amino acid epimerase-like isoform X2, translating into MLGRKDNNIAVLGSNMSQTLSCRRLHPMDSTLMKSMSHNPKKSYSTAFTRHFAKKSGFLIKIMASATPTAAAITFGFKNLLETFTVDVHRAENRPLNVPLIAPFTIATSRLDKVENVAIRVELSNGAVGWGEAPILPFVTAEDQTTAMVKASEACAFLRKCPALTLGSMLGEIAGILPGHQFASARAGIEMAIIDAVANSIRVPLWRLFGGASNTITTDITIPIVSPAEAAELASKYYKEGFKTLKLKVGKNLNADIEVLQAIRVAHPKCQFILDANEGYNSEEAVDVLEKLHDMGLTPVLFEQPVHRDDWDGLRYVGNIARERYGVSVAADESCRSIIDVYKIVEGNVLDVINIKLAKVGVMGALEIIEKAKAAGLDLMIGGMVETRLAMGFAGQLAAGLGCFKFIDLDTPLLLSDDPVLEGYEVSGATYKFTNARGHGGFLHWDNLA; encoded by the exons ATGTTAGGAAGAAAAGACAACAACATAGCAG TCTTAGGATCCAACATGTCTCAAACACTAAGCTGCAGAAGACTACACCCAATGGACTCAACTTTGATGAAGTCAATGTCCCACAATCCAAAAAAGTCCTATTCTACCGCATTCACAAGGCACTTTGCCAAAAAATCTGGTTTTTTGATCAAGATCATGGCTTCTGCTACACCTACAGCAGCTGCTATCACCTTTGGATTCAAGAATTTGTTGGAAACATTCACTGTTGATGTGCATAGAGCAGAGAACAGGCCACTGAATGTGCCCCTAATAGCACCTTTTACCATTGCTACCTCTAGATTGGACAAGGTGGAGAACGTGGCCATAAGGGTTGAGTTGAGCAACGGTGCGGTGGGGTGGGGTGAGGCACCAATTTTGCCTTTTGTTACTGCAGAGGACCAAACCACTGCCATGGTCAAGGCTTCTGAGGCATGTGCCTTCTTGAGGAAATGTCCAGCACTCACTTTGGGTTCCATGTTGGGGGAGATTGCTGGTATTCTTCCAGGGCATCAATTTGCTTCA GCTAGGGCCGGGATTGAGATGGCAATAATTGATGCTGTTGCAAATAGTATTCGTGTGCCACTGTGGAGGCTTTTTGGTGGGGCTTCAAATACCATAACCACTGATATTACA ATCCCAATTGTTTCTCCAGCTGAAGCAGCTGAATTGGCTTCTAAGTACTATAAAGAAGGATTTAAGACTTTAAAGCTGAAAGTGGGCAAGAATCTGAATGCAGATATAGAAGTGCTTCAAGCTATACGTGTTGCACACCCTAAGTGTCAGTTTATTCTTGATGCTAATGAGGGGTATAACTCTGAGGAAGCAGTGGATGTTCTTGAGAAACTACATG ATATGGGGTTGACTCCTGTTCTATTTGAGCAACCAGTTCATAGAGATGATTGGGATGGTCTTCGGTATGTCGGTAATatagcaagagagagatatggAGTATCTGTTGCAGCTGATGAGAGTTGCAGAAGTATAATTGATGTTTACAAAATTGTGGAAGGGAATGTTTTAGATGTCATTAACATTAAGCTTGCCAAAGTTGGGGTTATGGGTGCCCTTGAAATTATTGAAAAGGCAAAAGCAGCAGGATTAGATTTGATGATTGGTGGTATGGTTGAGACTAGACTTGCTATGGGTTTTGCTGGCCAACTTGCTGCTGGCCTTGGCTGTTTTAA GTTCATTGACTTAGACACACCACTTCTGCTGTCAGATGATCCAGTTCTTGAAGGCTATGAAG TTTCAGGTGCCACTTATAAGTTCACAAACGCTAGGGGACATGGTGGATTTCTTCACTGGGACAACCTTGCTTAG
- the LOC114412750 gene encoding L-Ala-D/L-amino acid epimerase-like isoform X1 → MLGRKDNNIAVLGSNMSQTLSCRRLHPMDSTLMKSMSHNPKKSYSTAFTRHFAKKSGFLIKIMASATPTAAAITFGFKNLLETFTVDVHRAENRPLNVPLIAPFTIATSRLDKVENVAIRVELSNGAVGWGEAPILPFVTAEDQTTAMVKASEACAFLRKCPALTLGSMLGEIAGILPGHQFASARAGIEMAIIDAVANSIRVPLWRLFGGASNTITTDITIPIVSPAEAAELASKYYKEGFKTLKLKVGKNLNADIEVLQAIRVAHPKCQFILDANEGYNSEEAVDVLEKLHDMGLTPVLFEQPVHRDDWDGLRYVGNIARERYGVSVAADESCRSIIDVYKIVEGNVLDVINIKLAKVGVMGALEIIEKAKAAGLDLMIGGMVETRLAMGFAGQLAAGLGCFKFIDLDTPLLLSDDPVLEGYEVSGATYKFTNARGHGGFLHWDNLA, encoded by the exons ATGTTAGGAAGAAAAGACAACAACATAGCAG TCTTAGGATCCAACATGTCTCAAACACTAAGCTGCAGAAGACTACACCCAATGGACTCAACTTTGATGAAGTCAATGTCCCACAATCCAAAAAAGTCCTATTCTACCGCATTCACAAGGCACTTTGCCAAAAAATCTGGTTTTTTGATCAAGATCATGGCTTCTGCTACACCTACAGCAGCTGCTATCACCTTTGGATTCAAGAATTTGTTGGAAACATTCACTGTTGATGTGCATAGAGCAGAGAACAGGCCACTGAATGTGCCCCTAATAGCACCTTTTACCATTGCTACCTCTAGATTGGACAAGGTGGAGAACGTGGCCATAAGGGTTGAGTTGAGCAACGGTGCGGTGGGGTGGGGTGAGGCACCAATTTTGCCTTTTGTTACTGCAGAGGACCAAACCACTGCCATGGTCAAGGCTTCTGAGGCATGTGCCTTCTTGAGGAAATGTCCAGCACTCACTTTGGGTTCCATGTTGGGGGAGATTGCTGGTATTCTTCCAGGGCATCAATTTGCTTCA GCTAGGGCCGGGATTGAGATGGCAATAATTGATGCTGTTGCAAATAGTATTCGTGTGCCACTGTGGAGGCTTTTTGGTGGGGCTTCAAATACCATAACCACTGATATTACA ATCCCAATTGTTTCTCCAGCTGAAGCAGCTGAATTGGCTTCTAAGTACTATAAAGAAGGATTTAAGACTTTAAAGCTGAAAGTGGGCAAGAATCTGAATGCAGATATAGAAGTGCTTCAAGCTATACGTGTTGCACACCCTAAGTGTCAGTTTATTCTTGATGCTAATGAGGGGTATAACTCTGAGGAAGCAGTGGATGTTCTTGAGAAACTACATG ATATGGGGTTGACTCCTGTTCTATTTGAGCAACCAGTTCATAGAGATGATTGGGATGGTCTTCGGTATGTCGGTAATatagcaagagagagatatggAGTATCTGTTGCAGCTGATGAGAGTTGCAGAAGTATAATTGATGTTTACAAAATTGTGGAAGGGAATGTTTTAGATGTCATTAACATTAAGCTTGCCAAAGTTGGGGTTATGGGTGCCCTTGAAATTATTGAAAAGGCAAAAGCAGCAGGATTAGATTTGATGATTGGTGGTATGGTTGAGACTAGACTTGCTATGGGTTTTGCTGGCCAACTTGCTGCTGGCCTTGGCTGTTTTAA GTTCATTGACTTAGACACACCACTTCTGCTGTCAGATGATCCAGTTCTTGAAGGCTATGAAG TTTCAGGTGCCACTTATAAGTTCACAAACGCTAGGGGACATGGTGGATTTCTTCACTGGGACAACCTTGCTTA A